The following proteins are encoded in a genomic region of Halalkalicoccus subterraneus:
- a CDS encoding NADPH:quinone reductase, with product MRAVRYHEHGGPDVLQVDEIDRPTPEENEVLVEVRAASVNAVDARFRSGSYGDVSLPAIPGGDAAGVVAEVGDGVEEFAAGDRVFAGGMGHGEGGTFAEYATIPAMKVAHLPESVSFEVGGAIPNVGVTAWMAFVEHAGLKPTEYCLVHGGNGGVGHAAVQLSAAMGADVLATAGSAELREQVRDLGAVAAFDYDSETLADEIHEATDGEGVDVILDHRLDDYLGLDLTVAAQNGRIITITGGIPAVEDAPLQAKEPTIKGMAIANTPDRQPVLRRIARLVERGDLNPEIAETYDFEGAGEAHRAVTEGGYVGKLVVRP from the coding sequence ATGCGAGCCGTTCGGTATCACGAGCACGGCGGGCCGGATGTACTGCAAGTGGACGAAATCGACCGACCGACCCCCGAGGAAAATGAGGTTCTCGTGGAGGTTCGGGCCGCGAGCGTCAACGCGGTCGATGCGAGGTTTCGGTCGGGAAGCTACGGCGACGTGTCGCTCCCGGCGATTCCCGGCGGCGACGCGGCAGGGGTCGTCGCGGAGGTAGGCGATGGAGTCGAGGAATTCGCGGCTGGCGACCGGGTTTTCGCCGGCGGGATGGGACACGGTGAGGGTGGGACCTTCGCCGAATACGCCACGATTCCAGCAATGAAGGTGGCACATCTCCCCGAAAGCGTCTCGTTCGAGGTTGGTGGTGCAATCCCGAACGTGGGCGTGACCGCGTGGATGGCGTTCGTGGAACACGCGGGTCTCAAACCCACCGAATACTGTCTCGTCCACGGCGGGAACGGCGGCGTCGGGCACGCCGCTGTCCAGTTGAGTGCGGCGATGGGTGCTGACGTGCTCGCAACCGCTGGCTCTGCGGAACTGCGCGAACAGGTCCGCGACCTCGGCGCAGTCGCGGCGTTCGACTACGACAGCGAGACGCTCGCAGATGAAATCCACGAGGCGACCGATGGCGAGGGCGTTGACGTGATTCTCGACCATCGCCTCGATGACTACCTCGGTCTCGATTTGACTGTTGCTGCCCAGAATGGACGCATCATCACCATCACGGGCGGCATTCCGGCGGTTGAGGACGCGCCGCTGCAAGCAAAGGAACCCACCATCAAAGGGATGGCCATCGCCAACACGCCTGATCGCCAGCCCGTTCTCCGTCGCATCGCGCGCCTCGTGGAACGCGGCGACCTGAACCCTGAAATCGCCGAGACCTACGATTTCGAGGGGGCCGGCGAGGCCCACCGCGCCGTCACCGAGGGCGGCTACGTCGGCAAACTCGTCGTCCGTCCGTAA